Proteins from one Mycobacterium sp. SMC-2 genomic window:
- the dapE gene encoding succinyl-diaminopimelate desuccinylase, with the protein MLDLRGDPIELTAALVDIPSESRDEARLADEVEAALRAQTSGFEIVRNGNAVLARTRRQRPSRVLLAGHLDTVPVAGNLPSRREDGNLYGCGAADMKSGDAVFLHLAATVAEPVHDLTLVMYDCEEIDAAANGLGRIERELPDWLAADVAILGEPTGGYIEAGCQGTLRVVISATGTRAHSARPWLGDNAIHKLGAVLDRLTAYSARTVDIDGCEYREGLSAVRIDGGVAGNVIPDAAAVTVNFRFAPDRSVAAALQHVHEVFDGLDVHIEQTDAAAGALPGLSQPAAKALVEAAGGRVRAKYGWTDVARFAALGIPAVNFGPGDPNLAHRSDESVPVVNITAAVDMLRGYLGG; encoded by the coding sequence GTGCTGGACTTGCGCGGGGACCCGATCGAGCTGACCGCGGCGTTGGTCGACATCCCCAGCGAATCGCGGGACGAGGCGCGCCTGGCCGACGAGGTGGAGGCCGCGCTACGCGCCCAGACCTCCGGCTTCGAGATCGTTCGCAACGGCAACGCCGTCCTGGCGCGCACCCGGCGCCAGCGTCCGTCGCGGGTCCTGCTGGCCGGGCACCTGGACACCGTCCCGGTCGCCGGCAACCTGCCCAGCCGCCGCGAGGACGGCAACCTGTATGGCTGCGGCGCCGCGGACATGAAATCCGGCGACGCGGTCTTCCTGCACCTGGCCGCGACCGTGGCCGAACCGGTCCACGACCTGACCCTGGTGATGTACGACTGCGAGGAAATCGACGCGGCGGCAAACGGTTTGGGCCGCATCGAGCGGGAGTTGCCCGACTGGCTAGCCGCCGATGTGGCCATCCTGGGCGAACCCACCGGCGGCTACATCGAAGCCGGCTGCCAGGGCACGCTGCGCGTCGTGATCTCGGCGACCGGGACGCGCGCCCACTCGGCGCGACCGTGGCTGGGCGACAACGCGATTCACAAACTGGGCGCCGTGCTGGATCGGCTAACCGCGTACTCGGCGCGCACCGTGGACATCGACGGGTGCGAGTACCGCGAGGGCCTGTCGGCCGTCCGTATCGACGGCGGCGTGGCGGGCAACGTGATCCCGGATGCGGCCGCGGTCACGGTCAACTTCCGCTTCGCCCCCGACCGGTCGGTGGCGGCGGCGCTGCAGCACGTGCACGAGGTGTTCGACGGGCTCGACGTGCACATCGAGCAGACCGACGCCGCCGCGGGCGCGCTGCCCGGGCTGTCCCAGCCCGCGGCCAAGGCCCTGGTCGAGGCCGCCGGGGGACGGGTACGGGCCAAGTACGGCTGGACCGACGTCGCCCGTTTCGCCGCGTTGGGTATCCCGGCGGTCAACTTCGGCCCGGGCGATCCCAACCTGGCGCACCGCAGCGACGAGAGCGTCCCCGTCGTCAACATCACCGCCGCGGTGGACATGCTGCGCGGCTACCTGGGCGGCTAG
- a CDS encoding MFS transporter, with translation MRRIAAACLVGSAIEFYDFLIYGTAAALVFPTVFFPRLGPTLATIASLATFATAFLSRPLGAAVFGYFGDRLGRKKTLVATLLIMGASTVSVGMVPGTASIGIAAPLILIGLRLLQGFAVGGEWAGSVLLSAEYAPPGKRGWYGMFTLLGGGTAGILASLTFLAVDLTMGEKSPAFMEWGWRVPFLISSGLIGIALYVRLNIDETPLFVEEKVRNLVPKAPLAELLRFQRREIVLVAGVFVGGMGFVYLGNTFLVMYAHNHLGYSRSFIWGVGALGGLTSMACVSFSAWISDRVGRRRVMLCGLAACLPWAFAVIPLLDTRKPVLYAVAVLGMFAAAAVANGPTGAFVPELFATRYRYSGAAVAMNLAGILGAAVPPLAAGTLRATYGGWAIGLMMATLVVASFVSVYLLPETSGAALGAAPTAEKVAAEV, from the coding sequence ATGCGGCGGATAGCGGCCGCCTGCCTCGTGGGCTCGGCCATCGAGTTCTACGACTTCCTCATTTACGGGACCGCGGCGGCACTGGTGTTTCCCACGGTGTTCTTCCCGCGCCTCGGCCCGACGCTGGCCACCATCGCCTCGCTGGCGACGTTCGCGACGGCGTTCCTGTCGCGCCCGCTGGGCGCGGCCGTCTTCGGCTACTTCGGGGACCGGCTCGGCCGCAAGAAGACGCTGGTCGCCACGCTGCTGATCATGGGCGCGTCGACGGTGAGCGTGGGGATGGTCCCCGGCACGGCGTCGATCGGCATCGCCGCACCGTTGATCCTCATCGGGCTGCGGCTGTTACAGGGGTTCGCCGTCGGCGGAGAATGGGCGGGGTCCGTCCTGCTGAGCGCCGAGTACGCCCCGCCCGGCAAGCGCGGCTGGTACGGCATGTTCACCCTGCTCGGCGGTGGCACCGCCGGGATCCTTGCCAGCCTGACCTTTCTCGCCGTCGACCTCACTATGGGCGAGAAAAGCCCCGCGTTCATGGAGTGGGGATGGCGGGTGCCGTTCCTGATCAGCAGCGGGCTGATCGGGATCGCCTTGTACGTACGACTGAACATCGACGAGACCCCGCTGTTCGTCGAGGAGAAGGTCCGCAACCTGGTGCCCAAGGCGCCGCTCGCGGAGCTGTTGCGGTTCCAGCGGCGTGAGATCGTGCTGGTCGCGGGCGTCTTTGTGGGCGGTATGGGCTTCGTGTACCTGGGCAACACCTTCCTCGTCATGTACGCCCACAACCATCTGGGGTACTCGCGCAGCTTCATCTGGGGCGTCGGGGCCCTCGGCGGGCTCACCAGCATGGCCTGCGTGTCGTTCTCGGCGTGGATCTCCGACCGAGTCGGGCGCCGCCGGGTGATGTTATGCGGGCTGGCGGCGTGCCTGCCGTGGGCGTTCGCGGTCATCCCGCTGCTGGACACCCGCAAGCCGGTGTTGTACGCGGTCGCCGTCCTCGGCATGTTCGCCGCCGCGGCGGTGGCCAACGGGCCGACGGGGGCCTTCGTTCCCGAACTGTTCGCCACTCGCTACCGCTACAGCGGCGCCGCGGTGGCGATGAACCTTGCCGGCATCCTCGGCGCGGCGGTGCCGCCGCTGGCCGCGGGCACGCTGCGGGCGACCTACGGCGGCTGGGCGATCGGGCTCATGATGGCCACCCTCGTGGTGGCCAGTTTTGTGTCCGTCTATCTGCTGCCCGAAACCAGCGGAGCCGCGCTTGGCGCCGCCCCGACCGCGGAGAAGGTCGCCGCCGAGGTATAG
- the dapD gene encoding 2,3,4,5-tetrahydropyridine-2,6-dicarboxylate N-succinyltransferase — MTAVTGAVGIGLATLAADGSILDTWFPAPELTESGTSGTSRLALSDVPPELAALTGRDEDRGTESVAVRTVIGSLDDVAADAYDAYLRLHLLSHRLVAPHGLNAGGLFGVLTNVVWTNRGPCAIDGFEAVRARLRRHGPVTVYGIDKFPRMVDYVVPSGVRIADADRVRLGAHLAPGTTVMHEGFVNYNAGTLGASMVEGRISAGVVVGDGSDIGGGASIMGTLSGGGTEVISIGKRCLLGANAGLGISLGDDCIVEAGLYVTAGTKVATPDGQVRKALELSGGNNLLFRRNSVTGAVEVVARGGQGIALNEDLHAN; from the coding sequence CTGACCGCCGTGACTGGAGCTGTAGGCATCGGGCTGGCGACGCTGGCCGCCGACGGATCGATCCTCGACACGTGGTTCCCCGCACCGGAACTGACCGAGTCGGGCACCAGCGGTACTTCGCGCCTCGCCCTGTCGGACGTTCCCCCGGAGCTGGCCGCGCTGACCGGGCGCGACGAGGACCGCGGCACCGAAAGCGTCGCCGTGCGAACGGTCATCGGCTCGCTCGACGACGTGGCCGCCGACGCCTACGACGCCTACCTGCGGCTGCATCTGCTGTCGCACCGGTTGGTGGCGCCGCACGGGCTGAACGCCGGCGGCCTGTTCGGGGTATTGACCAATGTGGTGTGGACTAACCGCGGACCGTGCGCCATCGACGGGTTCGAGGCGGTCCGCGCGCGGCTGCGCCGGCACGGCCCGGTGACCGTCTACGGCATCGACAAGTTCCCCCGCATGGTGGACTACGTCGTGCCCAGCGGGGTGCGCATCGCCGACGCCGACCGGGTGCGGCTGGGCGCCCACCTGGCGCCGGGGACGACGGTGATGCACGAGGGCTTCGTCAACTACAACGCGGGCACGCTGGGCGCGTCGATGGTGGAGGGCCGCATCTCGGCCGGCGTGGTGGTGGGCGACGGATCCGATATCGGCGGCGGCGCGTCGATCATGGGCACGCTGTCCGGCGGCGGCACGGAAGTCATCTCGATCGGCAAGCGCTGCCTGCTCGGTGCCAACGCGGGGCTGGGCATCTCGCTGGGCGACGACTGCATCGTCGAAGCCGGCCTCTACGTGACCGCGGGAACCAAGGTGGCCACGCCCGACGGCCAGGTGCGCAAGGCGCTGGAGCTGTCCGGCGGCAACAACCTGCTGTTTCGCCGCAACTCCGTCACCGGGGCCGTCGAGGTGGTGGCCCGCGGCGGTCAGGGCATCGCCCTCAACGAGGATCTGCACGCCAACTGA
- a CDS encoding AAA family ATPase has product MPIRWNVPQHASALERLGAALAAGRGAVVLGPDGCGKSTLARLAAEDFGRRHPGTRVRWVTGTPTERAVPFGAFGHLVQIADIGKPAALLRAARASLDGDDLLLLVDDAHDLDVLSATLVYQLALAGAARMIVTGRAESAPEAIAALWADGLLPRIDIEPPGDMTTPAEVDAFLAEIPAPARPVLEYLAVAEPLSLADLSALTGADAVRQAADCGAVETRARGGAADEPVVYTAHPLFAERVRAALGGDGARQRRTELVRLLSQHPSDHLSDRLRLAFLALDSDAPQPTAEVVAAAQQALRLGDLALGERLARSALDRSAGLAARLALAHALAWRGRGREADAVLAGLDPTALTEAALMDWTLLRAANQFWMLSEPERATAFLRTIRNRITDPGARTTLDALSATFAMNAGNVGHAVKVAGEVLAAPDADDQAVAWAASAAALCAARQGRFDEVEPLAQRALAAEHPGLLRFTIGLGQTTALLMAGRLEAARELAQQFTDFAELQQPGRAIGEVLLAHVLLVDGEFARAAALLGPAAATLERTGYSWGPLSLTLLATALAQQGDIAAAGKTLARAESRHGTKSALFAPELGVARAWRLASMRDAHGAVAAARDAARMAERGGQGAVAVRVWHEAVRLGDIRAADPLARLCDEIHCAAAKLALAHAQALAAGDDAALLAVSDDLTAVGMRAAAADAAAQARRCGVASPS; this is encoded by the coding sequence ATGCCGATTCGATGGAACGTCCCCCAGCACGCCTCGGCCTTGGAGCGGCTGGGCGCGGCGCTGGCGGCCGGCAGGGGGGCCGTCGTGCTCGGACCGGACGGCTGCGGCAAGTCCACGTTGGCCCGGCTGGCCGCCGAAGACTTCGGCCGGCGCCATCCCGGCACGCGCGTCCGCTGGGTGACCGGCACCCCGACCGAACGCGCGGTCCCCTTCGGCGCCTTCGGCCACCTGGTGCAGATCGCCGACATCGGCAAGCCGGCCGCGCTGTTGCGCGCCGCGAGAGCATCGCTGGACGGTGACGACCTGCTGCTCCTCGTCGACGACGCCCACGACCTGGACGTCCTATCGGCCACGCTGGTGTACCAGTTGGCGCTGGCCGGCGCGGCCAGGATGATCGTCACCGGCCGCGCCGAGTCGGCTCCCGAGGCCATCGCGGCGCTGTGGGCCGACGGCCTGCTCCCCCGGATCGACATCGAACCGCCGGGCGACATGACCACGCCGGCCGAGGTCGACGCGTTCCTCGCCGAGATACCCGCCCCGGCCCGGCCGGTGCTGGAATACCTGGCCGTCGCCGAGCCCTTGTCCCTCGCCGACCTCAGCGCCCTGACCGGCGCGGACGCGGTTCGCCAGGCGGCGGATTGCGGCGCGGTGGAGACGCGGGCGCGCGGCGGAGCCGCGGATGAGCCGGTGGTGTACACGGCCCACCCGCTCTTCGCCGAGCGGGTGCGCGCCGCGCTCGGCGGCGATGGGGCGCGGCAACGGCGCACCGAATTGGTGCGGCTGCTCTCGCAGCACCCGTCGGACCACCTCAGCGACCGGCTGCGGCTGGCCTTCCTCGCCCTCGACAGCGACGCCCCCCAACCCACGGCCGAGGTGGTGGCCGCCGCCCAGCAGGCGCTGCGGCTGGGCGACCTCGCCCTGGGCGAACGACTCGCCCGCTCGGCGCTGGACCGGTCCGCCGGGCTGGCGGCGCGGCTGGCGCTGGCGCACGCCCTGGCCTGGCGGGGCCGCGGACGCGAGGCGGACGCTGTGCTGGCCGGCCTGGACCCCACCGCGTTGACCGAGGCCGCGCTGATGGACTGGACGCTGCTGCGGGCGGCCAACCAGTTCTGGATGCTCAGCGAGCCCGAGCGGGCGACCGCGTTTCTGCGCACCATCCGCAACCGGATCACCGATCCGGGCGCGCGCACCACCCTCGACGCGCTGAGCGCCACGTTCGCCATGAACGCCGGCAACGTCGGGCATGCCGTGAAGGTCGCGGGCGAGGTGCTGGCCGCACCGGACGCCGACGACCAGGCGGTGGCCTGGGCCGCCAGCGCGGCGGCGCTGTGCGCGGCGCGGCAAGGGCGTTTCGACGAGGTCGAGCCGCTGGCCCAGCGTGCCCTGGCCGCCGAACATCCCGGATTGCTGCGCTTCACGATCGGGTTGGGGCAGACCACCGCGTTGCTGATGGCCGGCCGGCTCGAGGCGGCCCGCGAACTCGCCCAGCAGTTCACCGATTTCGCGGAGCTGCAGCAACCGGGTCGCGCTATCGGTGAGGTGCTGCTGGCCCATGTGCTGCTCGTCGACGGTGAGTTCGCCCGAGCGGCAGCGCTACTCGGCCCGGCGGCCGCCACGTTGGAACGCACCGGCTATTCGTGGGGGCCGCTGTCGTTGACGCTGCTGGCCACCGCGCTGGCCCAGCAGGGGGACATCGCCGCCGCGGGAAAGACGTTGGCCAGGGCCGAATCCCGGCACGGCACCAAGTCGGCGCTGTTCGCGCCGGAGCTCGGCGTGGCGCGGGCGTGGCGGCTGGCCTCGATGCGTGACGCGCACGGCGCGGTGGCCGCCGCCCGCGATGCCGCCCGGATGGCCGAACGCGGCGGGCAGGGAGCCGTGGCGGTGCGCGTCTGGCACGAGGCCGTACGGCTGGGTGACATCCGTGCGGCCGATCCGCTGGCCCGGCTCTGCGATGAGATCCATTGTGCCGCGGCAAAACTCGCACTCGCCCACGCGCAGGCGCTGGCGGCCGGCGACGATGCGGCGCTGCTGGCGGTGTCGGACGACCTCACGGCGGTGGGGATGCGCGCGGCGGCCGCCGACGCCGCCGCGCAGGCCCGGCGGTGCGGGGTCGCCAGCCCCAGCTAG